Genomic segment of Nocardiopsis mwathae:
CTGTTCCTCGCCATGCAGTACCCGGTCGAGGTCCCGGGCGTCTCCATGTCCAACTTCCTGCGCAGCTCGGTCACTGCCGTGCGCGGCGAGGCCCCCAAGCTCCGCGCCTTCTCCAAGGAGCTGCAGGGCGCCATGAAGGGCCTGGCCATCGACCCGGTCTTCGCCGCCCGCGGCGTCAACGAGGGTTTCTCCGGCGGTGAGAAGAAGCGCCACGAGATCCTCCAGCTGGAGCTGCTCAAGCCCAAGGTGGCGATCCTGGACGAGACCGACTCCGGTCTCGACGTCGACGCCCTGCGCGTGGTCTCCGAGGGCATCAACCACGCCAAGGAGACCCACGAGATGGGGGTCATGCTGATCACCCACTACACCCGGATCCTCAACTACGTGAAGCCGGACCACGTCCACGTGTTCTCCGGTGGCCGCATCGTCGAGTCCGGCGGCCCCGAGCTGGCCGACAGCCTGGAGGCCGAGGGCTACGAGCGGTTCGTGAAGGCGGGCGCTTAACCGTGACGACGAGCGAGCTGGCGCTGCTCGACGCGGAGGCCATCCGGGCGGATTTCCCGATCCTCGCCCGGACGGTCCGCGACGAGCGCCCACTGGTGTATCTCGACTCCGGGGCGACCTCGCAGAAGCCCCGGCAGGTCCTCGATGCCGAACGCGAGTTCTACGAACGCCACAACGCGGCGGTGCACCGAGGCGCGCACCAGCTCGCGGAGGAGGCCACCGACGCCTATGAGGCCGCGCGGGCGACCATCGCGGCCTTCATCGGCGGCCGGCCCGACGAAGTGGTGTTCACCAAGAACACCACCGAGGCGGTCAACCTCGTCGCCTACGCCATGAGCAACGCGGCCACCGGCGGCGAGGCCTACGCCCGCTTCCGCGTCGGCCCGGGCGACGAGGTCGTCGTCACCGAGATGGAGCACCACGC
This window contains:
- the sufC gene encoding Fe-S cluster assembly ATPase SufC: MTKFELRGVRADVLIGAEEREEILKGVDLTINSGETHAIMGPNGSGKSTLAYAIAGHPKYEITDGEVLLDGENVLEMSVDERARAGLFLAMQYPVEVPGVSMSNFLRSSVTAVRGEAPKLRAFSKELQGAMKGLAIDPVFAARGVNEGFSGGEKKRHEILQLELLKPKVAILDETDSGLDVDALRVVSEGINHAKETHEMGVMLITHYTRILNYVKPDHVHVFSGGRIVESGGPELADSLEAEGYERFVKAGA